One Ricinus communis isolate WT05 ecotype wild-type chromosome 2, ASM1957865v1, whole genome shotgun sequence DNA segment encodes these proteins:
- the LOC125369269 gene encoding uncharacterized protein LOC125369269: MPKYAKFLKELLSNNRKLEEVLMVQLSKKSSAIIQMRLPKKLKDSRSFTISCFIGNLNVNNVLADLGASISVMPYNLFKKLEIGEPKPTLMSVQLADKSIVYPSGIIEDLLVKVQEFIFPMDFVIMDMDETINVSLILRRPFFATARAIIDVNDGKLTLRIEEE; the protein is encoded by the coding sequence ATGCCcaagtatgctaagttcttaaaggaactCCTCTCTAATAATAGGAAGCTTGAGGAAGTGTTAATGGTGCAACTGTCCAAAAAGAGCTCAGCGATCATTCAAATGAGACTACCAAAGAAGCTAAAAGACTCAAGGAGTTTTACTATCTCTTGCTTTATTGGTAatttaaatgttaataatGTACTTGCTGACTTGGGGGCTAGCATTAGTGTTATGccttataatttattcaagAAACTAGAAATTGGAGAACCTAAACCAACACTCATGAGTGTTCAACTGGCGGATAAATCTATTGTATATCCTAGTGGTATCATTGAAGACTTGTTAGTAAAGGTTCAAgagtttatttttcctatGGATTTTGTGATTATGGATATGGATGAAACTATCAATGTTTCTCTTATTTTAAGAAGACCCTTTTTTGCTACAGCTAGGGCCATCATTGATGTTAATGATGGTAAGCTTACTCTTAGGATAGAGGAAGAGTAA